The proteins below are encoded in one region of Puntigrus tetrazona isolate hp1 chromosome 5, ASM1883169v1, whole genome shotgun sequence:
- the camsap1b gene encoding calmodulin-regulated spectrin-associated protein 1-B isoform X4 yields MQTSLRSEQQLSQMVKCTSPYGGRRMDAELGADSARRKMEAAGEALEIVPLEMYDSARAKIAANLRWLFAKAFGIDHIPEDLRDPFYTDQYEQEHIKPPVIRLLLSCELYCRVCGLILKGDQVASLQSHLSVIQALSRKGIYVMEGDDTPVTDSDLTCQPIKMSSHIPMIDALMMAYTVEMISIEKVVTCVKRFSTFSASKELPFDLEDAMVFWINKVNLKMREISEREHKSKQHLLESPSHQKSPSKWYWKLVPVRYRRDHASGRQLPHFPLLEDLIRDVCDGAALLTVVHYYCPDLMKLDDICLKEVPSIADSLYNIQLLKEFANEYLNKSFYLTLEDMLYAPPVLKHNVMVFIAELFWWFEIVKPEFVQPRDVQEFKDARAMTQPKSARPTVPISNATKRSFLVSPGVADPALPVQNSPDVCNRYFLHPEESEPLNKGSSSFSPSHPLLPLRQRQKKAQPGEESTVCRNRSNSFTQEGHSRGSVAWSDKRQSDADLASGDSVSLTCSISEDSLASTVTPKHQSHPGQGNVRRVNGHSLLGNVNMDEEDELVTIIKPDSSKNDTTLINSEDAERQSATPGAKTGIWGRPEEASLDSRTASFFLEPLMPAVLRPAKEKSICLNKEEESGEGRQRGAARRVAGAEGSVSSSRRRPPSTLNRTFTPNTSSEFETTFEPKSSEFVPPAPGQMQAFRPLATSSVEPSSAERSPGFYLHSSVPEDKRPVQAWDIQPGSDIETVETIEEQDAELTKELHPDKKRLYEEDEESAKLREDMNVKEHEDKDGGSRCSSPGQSQVSSVASGSIRMTSFAERKMQKFGSNQDIRSSTSSSQRTTPDGSESCPLPLTSWRMKRDQSPTPQNKDSANMLASELVQLHMQLEEKRRAIESQKKKMEVLTARQRLKLGKAAFLHIVKKGKSDTLPQPTKSEYYLKDGQKLHQEKEKEKSSKDDTCVGALRDGPKEAEEPEKASLEWAGGGTVSSSALDMDEEIDLNECNRSIELLNEAIGNIQQQMMQLSLQQEMLMKQNLQSPTGAAPPSSSDQSNASEPRVRASIHFVEPSGSPVVRKPPKLSSARSRSKPSELLLVKEHGKGQKSSTPTPIDSPSAKSIQGGRTPKPESEDFVQNSSRSDSFKDKGNSKSTTFHLNDEANLRMVSREPSSVALGVTFEETTTLQDAEATFDEKAMDIVSSEDISRGKVNLIEVDLSDLATNPDEENANVLDVTTEGSDGEKKSGMGFFFKDEQKAEDELAKKRAAFLLKQQRKAEDARLRKQQLDAESELKRDEARRKAEEERLRKEEEKARRELIKQEYLRRKQQEMCEEQEQPQPKPKTKPKKQRPKSVLKEEPSVVTLSKCPSSNENLISAQSGSSLSLASVATTEPDSVNSGGAGSYRGESVESFPGLSRNSSRTTERDWDNGSTASSITSTSMAEYTGPKLFKEPSAKSNKPIIHNAISHCCLAGKVNEPQKNSILEELEKCESNHLMILFRDSGCQFRALYSYFPDTEEIHKLTGTGPKSITKKMIDKLYKYSSDRKQFTVIPAKTVSVSVDALTIHNHLWQAKRPAGPKKSGK; encoded by the exons ATCACATCCCAGAGGACCTGCGAGACCCCTTCTACACAGACCAGTATGAGCAGGAGCACATTAAGCCCCCTGTGATCCGGTTGCTGCTGTCCTGTGAGCTGTACTGTCGCGTGTGTGGCCTCATTCTCAAAGGAGACCAGGTGGCCTCTCTGCAGTCCCACCTGTCAGTCATCCAGGCCTTGTCTCGCAAAGGCATCTATGTCATGGAGGGTGATGACACGCCTGTCACCGACTCAGATCTGACCTGCCAGCCAATTAAAATG AGTTCTCACATCCCCATGATTGATGCTTTGATGATGGCCTACACTGTGGAGATGATCAGCATTGAGAAGGTTGTGACCTGCGTGAAGCGTTTCTCCACATTCAGTGCCTCCAAGGAGCTTCCCTTTGACCTTGAGGATGCTATGGTCTTCTGGATCAACAAG GTGAACCTGAAAATGAGGGAGATCTCAGAGCGGGAACACAAATCAAAGCAGCATCTGCTGGAATCCCCAAGTCATCAGAAG TCTCCCTCAAAATGGTATTGGAAACTAGTACCT GTACGGTATCGGCGGGATCATGCCTCAGGTAGACAGCTGCCCCACTTCCCCCTGCTGGAGGATCTGATCAGGGATGTGTGTGACGGTGCTGCACTGCTGACCGTGGTCCATTACTACTGCCCAGACCTGATGAAGCTTGATG ATATCTGCTTGAAAGAGGTGCCCTCAATAGCAGACAGCCTTTATAATATCCAGCTGCTGAAAGAGTTTGCCAATGAGTACCttaacaaaagcttttatttgacTCTAGAGGACATGTTGTACGCACCTCCTGTGCTGAAG cacAATGTCATGGTATTTATAGCAGAGCTCTTCTGGTGGTTTGAGATCGTCAAGCCTGAATTTGTCCAGCCGAGAGATGTTCAGGAATTTAAAGATG CAAGAGCTATGACTCAGCCCAAGAGTGCCAGGCCTACAGTGCCCATCTCCAACGCCACCAAACGGAGCTTCCTGGTGTCTCCTGGTGTGGCTGATCCAGCACTTCCTGTTCAGAACAGCCCGGATGTTTGTAACAGGTACTTCCTGCACCCTGAAGAATCTGAGCCTCT TAATAAGGGGAGTTCCAGCTTCAGCCCCTCTCACCCACTTCTGCCACTGAGACAAAGACAGAAGAAGGCTCAGCCAGGAGAGGAAAGCACTG TCTGTCGAAACCGTTCCAATTCTTTTACACAAGAAGGTCACTCCAGAGGATCAGTGGCTTGGTCAGATAAACGGCAGAG TGATGCAGATTTGGCCTCAGGCGACAGCGTTAGTCTGACTTGCTCTATCAGTGAGGACAGCCTGGCCTCCACAGTAACACCCAAGCACCAGAGCCATCCGGGTCAGGGCAACGTTAGGCGTGTCAATGGCCACAGTCTTCTTGGCAACGTTAACATGGATGAGGAGGATGAACTAGTAACTATTATCAAGCCagattcatccaaaaatgataCCACCCTGATAAACTCTGAGGATGCAGAGCGACAGAGTGCAACCCCTGGTGCTAAAACAGGCATTTGGGGAAGACCAGAGGAAGCATCCTTAGATTCTCGAACAGCCAGTTTCTTCCTGGAACCTCTGATGCCTGCAGTTCTCAGGCCAGCCAAAGAGAAGTCAATATGCCTAAATAAGGAAGAAGAGTCGGGAGAGGGAAGGCAGCGAGGAGCAGCACGGAGAGTAGCAGGAGCAGAAGGTTCTGTTTCATCTTCCAGACGGAGACCTCCTTCCACACTTAACCGGACCTTTACCCCCAACACTAGCTCAGAGTTTGAGACAACTTTTGAGCCTAAATCCAGTGAATTTGTGCCTCCAGCCCCTGGGCAGATGCAAGCTTTCAGACCATTAGCAACAAGTAGTGTTGAGCCATCTTCTGCTGAGCGGTCACCTGGGTTTTACCTTCATTCTTCTGTGCCTGAGGACAAGAGGCCTGTACAAGCATGGGACATCCAGCCAGGATCTGATATAGAGACTGTGGAGACCATTGAGGAACAGGACGCAGAGCTCACCAAAGAGCTCCATCCAGACAAGAAACGGCTCTATGAGGAGGACGAAGAGTCTGCAAAGTTGCGGGAAGACATGAATGTAAAGGAACATGAGGATAAGGATGGTGGCAGCAGGTGCTCAAGCCCAGGGCAGTCCCAGGTCAGCAGTGTAGCTAGCGGCAGCATCCGCATGACCAGTTTTGCTGAACGAAAGATGCAGAAGTTTGGTAGCAATCAAGATATCCGCTCCAGCACAAGCAGCTCACAGCGGACCACACCAGATGGCTCGGAGAGTTGCCCTCTTCCTCTGACTTCCTGGAGGATGAAAAGAGACCAGAGTCCCACACCACAGAACAAGGATAGTGCCAACATGCTGGCATCTGAACTTGTTCAACTCCACATGCAACTTGAAGAAAAACGGCGTGCAATTGAATCCCAAAAGAAGAAGATGGAGGTCTTGACAGCCAGACAAAGGCTTAAGCTTGGGAAAGCAGCCTTCCTGCACATAGTAAAGAAAGGGAAGAGTGATACTCTCCCTCAGCCTACAAAGTCTGAGTACTACTTGAAAGATGGCCAAAAACTTCatcaagagaaagagaaagagaaatcgTCGAAAGACGACACCTGTGTTGGTGCTCTGAGAGATGGGCCGAAAGAGGCAGAAGAGCCAGAGAAAGCGTCTCTCGAATGGGCAGGTGGGGGGACTGTTTCCTCTAGTGCCTTAGATATGGATGAGGAGATAGATCTCAATGAATGCAACCGCTCCATTGAATTGCTGAATGAGGCTATTGGAAACATTCAGCAGCAGATGATGCAACTCTCGCTCCAGCAGGAAATGCTCATGAAGCAAAATCTTCAGTCTCCAACAGGTGCTGCTCCACCATCTAGCAGTGACCAAAGTAATGCATCTGAACCCAGGGTCAGAGCTTCGATACATTTTGTTGAACCAAGTGGCAGCCCTGTGGTACGGAAGCCCCCCAAACTAAGTTCAGCACGGTCTCGCTCCAAACCGTCAGAGCTGTTACTAGTTAAGGAGCATGGCAAAGGACAAAAGAGCTCTACTCCTACACCTATTGACAGCCCCTCTGCTAAGTCTATTCAAGGGGGCAGGACCCCCAAACCAGAGTCTGAGGACTTTGTGCAGAACTCCTCAAGATCAGACTCCTTCAAAGACAAAGGGAACTCAAAAAGCACTACATTCCACCTTAATGATGAAGCTAACTTGAGGATGGTCTCAAGGGAACCAAGTTCTGTGGCCCTTGGTGTCACTTTTGAAGAAACCACTACCTTACAGGATGCTGAGGCTACATTTGATGAGAAAGCAATGGATATTGTCTCTTCAGAGGATATTTCTAGAGGAAAAGTCAATCTTATTGAGGTAGACTTGTCTGATTTGGCTACAAATCCAGATGAAGAAAATGCCAATGTACTGGATGTCACCACTGAGGGGAGCGATGGGGAAAAGAAGTCTGGAATGGGCTTCTTTTTCAAG GATGAGCAAAAAGCAGAGGATGAATTGGCCAAAAAGCGAGCAGCGTTTCTCCTAAAACAACAGAGGAAAGCAGAGGACGCTCGGCTCCGAAAGCAACAGCTAGATGCTGAAAGTGAGCTGAAAAGAGATGAAGCCAG GAGGAAAGCTGAAGAGGAAAGACTCagaaaagaggaggagaaggcCAGGAGAGAGTTGATAAAGCAGGAATATCTTAGAAGAAAACAGCAGGAGATGTGTGAGGAACAAGAGCAGCCCCAGCCCAAACCCAAGACCAAGCCTAAAAAACAAAGGCCGAAGTCTGTGCTAAAGGAAGAACCTTCAGTTGTTACACTTTCCAAATGTCCTTCTTCCA ATGAGAATCTCATCAGTGCCCAGTCTGGCTCTAGTCTATCACTAGCCTCTGTGGCCACCACGGAACCAGACAGTGTCAACTCAGGGGGGGCGGGATCTTATCG AGGGGAATCAGTAGAGTCGTTTCCAGGCCTCAGTCGCAATTCCAGTCGGACTACAGAGAGAGACTGGGACAACGGTTCCACAGCGTCTTCCATTACATCAACATCTATGGCAGAATACACTG GACCCAAGCTTTTCAAAGAGCCAAGTGCGAAGTCCAACAAGCCTATAATCCACAATGCCATCTCTCATTGCTGCTTAGCGGGAAAAGTAAATGAACCGCAGAAGAACTCCATTCTTGAG GAGCTGGAGAAGTGCGAATCCAACCACTTGATGATTCTCTTCCGGGACAGTGGCTGTCAGTTCAGAGCCCTTTACTCCTACTTCCCCGACACAGAGGAGATCCACAAGCTCACCGGCACAGGGCCCAAGAGCATCACTAAGAAGATGATTGACAAACTCTACAAGTACAGCTCGGACCGCAAGCAGTTCACTGTAATCCCGGCCAAGACTGTGTCCGTTAGTGTAGATGCGCTGACTATCCATAACCACCTGTGGCAAGCCAAAAGACCCGCAGGGCCAAAAAAGAGCGGAAAGTGA
- the camsap1b gene encoding calmodulin-regulated spectrin-associated protein 1-B isoform X2: MQTSLRSEQQLSQMVKCTSPYGGRRMDAELGADSARRKMEAAGEALEIVPLEMYDSARAKIAANLRWLFAKAFGIDHIPEDLRDPFYTDQYEQEHIKPPVIRLLLSCELYCRVCGLILKGDQVASLQSHLSVIQALSRKGIYVMEGDDTPVTDSDLTCQPIKMSSHIPMIDALMMAYTVEMISIEKVVTCVKRFSTFSASKELPFDLEDAMVFWINKVNLKMREISEREHKSKQHLLESPSHQKSPSKWYWKLVPVRYRRDHASGRQLPHFPLLEDLIRDVCDGAALLTVVHYYCPDLMKLDDICLKEVPSIADSLYNIQLLKEFANEYLNKSFYLTLEDMLYAPPVLKHNVMVFIAELFWWFEIVKPEFVQPRDVQEFKDARAMTQPKSARPTVPISNATKRSFLVSPGVADPALPVQNSPDVCNSNKGSSSFSPSHPLLPLRQRQKKAQPGEESTVCRNRSNSFTQEGHSRGSVAWSDKRQRPLSQLNRYVLHSATDSDADLASGDSVSLTCSISEDSLASTVTPKHQSHPGQGNVRRVNGHSLLGNVNMDEEDELVTIIKPDSSKNDTTLINSEDAERQSATPGAKTGIWGRPEEASLDSRTASFFLEPLMPAVLRPAKEKSICLNKEEESGEGRQRGAARRVAGAEGSVSSSRRRPPSTLNRTFTPNTSSEFETTFEPKSSEFVPPAPGQMQAFRPLATSSVEPSSAERSPGFYLHSSVPEDKRPVQAWDIQPGSDIETVETIEEQDAELTKELHPDKKRLYEEDEESAKLREDMNVKEHEDKDGGSRCSSPGQSQVSSVASGSIRMTSFAERKMQKFGSNQDIRSSTSSSQRTTPDGSESCPLPLTSWRMKRDQSPTPQNKDSANMLASELVQLHMQLEEKRRAIESQKKKMEVLTARQRLKLGKAAFLHIVKKGKSDTLPQPTKSEYYLKDGQKLHQEKEKEKSSKDDTCVGALRDGPKEAEEPEKASLEWAGGGTVSSSALDMDEEIDLNECNRSIELLNEAIGNIQQQMMQLSLQQEMLMKQNLQSPTGAAPPSSSDQSNASEPRVRASIHFVEPSGSPVVRKPPKLSSARSRSKPSELLLVKEHGKGQKSSTPTPIDSPSAKSIQGGRTPKPESEDFVQNSSRSDSFKDKGNSKSTTFHLNDEANLRMVSREPSSVALGVTFEETTTLQDAEATFDEKAMDIVSSEDISRGKVNLIEVDLSDLATNPDEENANVLDVTTEGSDGEKKSGMGFFFKDEQKAEDELAKKRAAFLLKQQRKAEDARLRKQQLDAESELKRDEARRKAEEERLRKEEEKARRELIKQEYLRRKQQEMCEEQEQPQPKPKTKPKKQRPKSVLKEEPSVVTLSKCPSSNENLISAQSGSSLSLASVATTEPDSVNSGGAGSYRGESVESFPGLSRNSSRTTERDWDNGSTASSITSTSMAEYTGPKLFKEPSAKSNKPIIHNAISHCCLAGKVNEPQKNSILEELEKCESNHLMILFRDSGCQFRALYSYFPDTEEIHKLTGTGPKSITKKMIDKLYKYSSDRKQFTVIPAKTVSVSVDALTIHNHLWQAKRPAGPKKSGK; the protein is encoded by the exons ATCACATCCCAGAGGACCTGCGAGACCCCTTCTACACAGACCAGTATGAGCAGGAGCACATTAAGCCCCCTGTGATCCGGTTGCTGCTGTCCTGTGAGCTGTACTGTCGCGTGTGTGGCCTCATTCTCAAAGGAGACCAGGTGGCCTCTCTGCAGTCCCACCTGTCAGTCATCCAGGCCTTGTCTCGCAAAGGCATCTATGTCATGGAGGGTGATGACACGCCTGTCACCGACTCAGATCTGACCTGCCAGCCAATTAAAATG AGTTCTCACATCCCCATGATTGATGCTTTGATGATGGCCTACACTGTGGAGATGATCAGCATTGAGAAGGTTGTGACCTGCGTGAAGCGTTTCTCCACATTCAGTGCCTCCAAGGAGCTTCCCTTTGACCTTGAGGATGCTATGGTCTTCTGGATCAACAAG GTGAACCTGAAAATGAGGGAGATCTCAGAGCGGGAACACAAATCAAAGCAGCATCTGCTGGAATCCCCAAGTCATCAGAAG TCTCCCTCAAAATGGTATTGGAAACTAGTACCT GTACGGTATCGGCGGGATCATGCCTCAGGTAGACAGCTGCCCCACTTCCCCCTGCTGGAGGATCTGATCAGGGATGTGTGTGACGGTGCTGCACTGCTGACCGTGGTCCATTACTACTGCCCAGACCTGATGAAGCTTGATG ATATCTGCTTGAAAGAGGTGCCCTCAATAGCAGACAGCCTTTATAATATCCAGCTGCTGAAAGAGTTTGCCAATGAGTACCttaacaaaagcttttatttgacTCTAGAGGACATGTTGTACGCACCTCCTGTGCTGAAG cacAATGTCATGGTATTTATAGCAGAGCTCTTCTGGTGGTTTGAGATCGTCAAGCCTGAATTTGTCCAGCCGAGAGATGTTCAGGAATTTAAAGATG CAAGAGCTATGACTCAGCCCAAGAGTGCCAGGCCTACAGTGCCCATCTCCAACGCCACCAAACGGAGCTTCCTGGTGTCTCCTGGTGTGGCTGATCCAGCACTTCCTGTTCAGAACAGCCCGGATGTTTGTAACAG TAATAAGGGGAGTTCCAGCTTCAGCCCCTCTCACCCACTTCTGCCACTGAGACAAAGACAGAAGAAGGCTCAGCCAGGAGAGGAAAGCACTG TCTGTCGAAACCGTTCCAATTCTTTTACACAAGAAGGTCACTCCAGAGGATCAGTGGCTTGGTCAGATAAACGGCAGAG gcCACTGTCTCAGCTGAATCGGTATGTTCTCCACTCTGCTACGGACAGTGATGCAGATTTGGCCTCAGGCGACAGCGTTAGTCTGACTTGCTCTATCAGTGAGGACAGCCTGGCCTCCACAGTAACACCCAAGCACCAGAGCCATCCGGGTCAGGGCAACGTTAGGCGTGTCAATGGCCACAGTCTTCTTGGCAACGTTAACATGGATGAGGAGGATGAACTAGTAACTATTATCAAGCCagattcatccaaaaatgataCCACCCTGATAAACTCTGAGGATGCAGAGCGACAGAGTGCAACCCCTGGTGCTAAAACAGGCATTTGGGGAAGACCAGAGGAAGCATCCTTAGATTCTCGAACAGCCAGTTTCTTCCTGGAACCTCTGATGCCTGCAGTTCTCAGGCCAGCCAAAGAGAAGTCAATATGCCTAAATAAGGAAGAAGAGTCGGGAGAGGGAAGGCAGCGAGGAGCAGCACGGAGAGTAGCAGGAGCAGAAGGTTCTGTTTCATCTTCCAGACGGAGACCTCCTTCCACACTTAACCGGACCTTTACCCCCAACACTAGCTCAGAGTTTGAGACAACTTTTGAGCCTAAATCCAGTGAATTTGTGCCTCCAGCCCCTGGGCAGATGCAAGCTTTCAGACCATTAGCAACAAGTAGTGTTGAGCCATCTTCTGCTGAGCGGTCACCTGGGTTTTACCTTCATTCTTCTGTGCCTGAGGACAAGAGGCCTGTACAAGCATGGGACATCCAGCCAGGATCTGATATAGAGACTGTGGAGACCATTGAGGAACAGGACGCAGAGCTCACCAAAGAGCTCCATCCAGACAAGAAACGGCTCTATGAGGAGGACGAAGAGTCTGCAAAGTTGCGGGAAGACATGAATGTAAAGGAACATGAGGATAAGGATGGTGGCAGCAGGTGCTCAAGCCCAGGGCAGTCCCAGGTCAGCAGTGTAGCTAGCGGCAGCATCCGCATGACCAGTTTTGCTGAACGAAAGATGCAGAAGTTTGGTAGCAATCAAGATATCCGCTCCAGCACAAGCAGCTCACAGCGGACCACACCAGATGGCTCGGAGAGTTGCCCTCTTCCTCTGACTTCCTGGAGGATGAAAAGAGACCAGAGTCCCACACCACAGAACAAGGATAGTGCCAACATGCTGGCATCTGAACTTGTTCAACTCCACATGCAACTTGAAGAAAAACGGCGTGCAATTGAATCCCAAAAGAAGAAGATGGAGGTCTTGACAGCCAGACAAAGGCTTAAGCTTGGGAAAGCAGCCTTCCTGCACATAGTAAAGAAAGGGAAGAGTGATACTCTCCCTCAGCCTACAAAGTCTGAGTACTACTTGAAAGATGGCCAAAAACTTCatcaagagaaagagaaagagaaatcgTCGAAAGACGACACCTGTGTTGGTGCTCTGAGAGATGGGCCGAAAGAGGCAGAAGAGCCAGAGAAAGCGTCTCTCGAATGGGCAGGTGGGGGGACTGTTTCCTCTAGTGCCTTAGATATGGATGAGGAGATAGATCTCAATGAATGCAACCGCTCCATTGAATTGCTGAATGAGGCTATTGGAAACATTCAGCAGCAGATGATGCAACTCTCGCTCCAGCAGGAAATGCTCATGAAGCAAAATCTTCAGTCTCCAACAGGTGCTGCTCCACCATCTAGCAGTGACCAAAGTAATGCATCTGAACCCAGGGTCAGAGCTTCGATACATTTTGTTGAACCAAGTGGCAGCCCTGTGGTACGGAAGCCCCCCAAACTAAGTTCAGCACGGTCTCGCTCCAAACCGTCAGAGCTGTTACTAGTTAAGGAGCATGGCAAAGGACAAAAGAGCTCTACTCCTACACCTATTGACAGCCCCTCTGCTAAGTCTATTCAAGGGGGCAGGACCCCCAAACCAGAGTCTGAGGACTTTGTGCAGAACTCCTCAAGATCAGACTCCTTCAAAGACAAAGGGAACTCAAAAAGCACTACATTCCACCTTAATGATGAAGCTAACTTGAGGATGGTCTCAAGGGAACCAAGTTCTGTGGCCCTTGGTGTCACTTTTGAAGAAACCACTACCTTACAGGATGCTGAGGCTACATTTGATGAGAAAGCAATGGATATTGTCTCTTCAGAGGATATTTCTAGAGGAAAAGTCAATCTTATTGAGGTAGACTTGTCTGATTTGGCTACAAATCCAGATGAAGAAAATGCCAATGTACTGGATGTCACCACTGAGGGGAGCGATGGGGAAAAGAAGTCTGGAATGGGCTTCTTTTTCAAG GATGAGCAAAAAGCAGAGGATGAATTGGCCAAAAAGCGAGCAGCGTTTCTCCTAAAACAACAGAGGAAAGCAGAGGACGCTCGGCTCCGAAAGCAACAGCTAGATGCTGAAAGTGAGCTGAAAAGAGATGAAGCCAG GAGGAAAGCTGAAGAGGAAAGACTCagaaaagaggaggagaaggcCAGGAGAGAGTTGATAAAGCAGGAATATCTTAGAAGAAAACAGCAGGAGATGTGTGAGGAACAAGAGCAGCCCCAGCCCAAACCCAAGACCAAGCCTAAAAAACAAAGGCCGAAGTCTGTGCTAAAGGAAGAACCTTCAGTTGTTACACTTTCCAAATGTCCTTCTTCCA ATGAGAATCTCATCAGTGCCCAGTCTGGCTCTAGTCTATCACTAGCCTCTGTGGCCACCACGGAACCAGACAGTGTCAACTCAGGGGGGGCGGGATCTTATCG AGGGGAATCAGTAGAGTCGTTTCCAGGCCTCAGTCGCAATTCCAGTCGGACTACAGAGAGAGACTGGGACAACGGTTCCACAGCGTCTTCCATTACATCAACATCTATGGCAGAATACACTG GACCCAAGCTTTTCAAAGAGCCAAGTGCGAAGTCCAACAAGCCTATAATCCACAATGCCATCTCTCATTGCTGCTTAGCGGGAAAAGTAAATGAACCGCAGAAGAACTCCATTCTTGAG GAGCTGGAGAAGTGCGAATCCAACCACTTGATGATTCTCTTCCGGGACAGTGGCTGTCAGTTCAGAGCCCTTTACTCCTACTTCCCCGACACAGAGGAGATCCACAAGCTCACCGGCACAGGGCCCAAGAGCATCACTAAGAAGATGATTGACAAACTCTACAAGTACAGCTCGGACCGCAAGCAGTTCACTGTAATCCCGGCCAAGACTGTGTCCGTTAGTGTAGATGCGCTGACTATCCATAACCACCTGTGGCAAGCCAAAAGACCCGCAGGGCCAAAAAAGAGCGGAAAGTGA